TTCCTTatcattaaatgaaaactttcataAATAGCCttacataaataataatctCAGAAGTTTTAACAAGTTCACACCGTCAGCCAGGCCTGACTAAACATTCTCTGGTCTCTCACTGTTTAAACCATCTCTGtaattattcagaaatacaaCAATCCTAATCTCTCTTATTGTAAGAGCAGATCACGTATTTTTGGTAAGAGTTAAGCTGCAGAGGAAGATTTGGCAGTTAAGTGAAATGCATGTTACAgctgatgcctttttttttattagaataaCTGAAAAGATTAAGCTGCAGTGCAGCTAGGGCTTGAGTCATGCTTTTATCATTGTAATCTCTTGGCCTGATACAAACTATATTATTAAAAACGGTAGCTCAAGCTGATTCTGTACTTTGTTTACCTACAGCCAAGCTCAGCCAAGTATCAGCTAGCCTAGTGAAAAACCGTAGTCGAAGGCTGTGTACGTACAGGCTCTGCTAATTGCTTTCACGGACTGTCAAAGGACCGCTGATACTAATAGATTTCTTAGTACGCCTTTAAACAAAGCACTCTTATCTATGCATAGGGAAAAGCGCTCCGCAGAGCTGGTTGATACGGCACGTTCATCTCTGTTTTGCCTTAGGTTGCCCTTTTGGAAGAAGTAATTGATCACCCCTTTTCGTTGCCAGAAGGATCTGCAGCGCGTTCCCTGATGCTCGGCGTTAGCACCTCAGCGGCAGGGCCATCTCTCTCCCCCGCCGGCTCGCAGACGATCAGCAGCTTTCGTGTGCCGAGGGCCCGCTGCGCGGGGCTGGGCGCGGTTCGGGGCCGCCCCACAGGCGGaggcgcggccgggccgggcagccgCGCACCCgacgggcggcggggcggcggggcggcggccgccccgcatccccggcccggcggcgggcaCTAGACGAGGGACTCGCAGACGGGCAGCGAATCCGAGTCCTGGCTGTGCATGGAGCTCAGCCCCGTGTCCGAGTCCTCGTCGTTGTCAGCGCGGTCCTTGCGCAGCGCCCGCGCCTGCTCCAGccagccgcccgccgccgcccgccgccccccggctgCTCCGCgcggctccgccgccgcctccgccacGTCCAGGGTGCCCAGAGTCTCCAGCAGGCGCTGCAGCTCCCGCTCCCTGTCCTCCCACGCCCGCTGCGTGTAGTTCAGGTCGGTCTTGACAGCCTCTAGGTCCGTGCTGAGCTTGAGGCCGATGTAGAGGCTGGTGCTCAGCTGCGTCCTGACCCGCTcgtgctccagctgcagctcgcCCTCGCCGCCACCGCTCAGCTCGGTGGTGTCGCAGTCCGTCTCGGCCAGGCCGGGCCCCGcggccagctccagcccctcccgccgccgctTCATCCAGCGCTCGTTGAGCTCCTGCTGGATCTCGGCGGCCAGGTGCTcgagcagctcctcctgctgcgcccgctgctcctgcagctgcagcaccgcCTCGCACTTCCTGGCGTAGTCCTCCTCGGGGCGGTCGGCGGCGGGCGGCGTCTCCGGGCCCGGCTCGGGCTCCGGCTCGGGCTcgggctccccgccgccggcgCCCACCAGGTAGGTATCCTGCACGTAGTTGACGCCGTGCCGCTTCATGCGGTCCAGGTGGATCTTGGCCTCGTACCTGTCGATCTCCCGGTCCAGCTCGCGCAGCCGCTGGATCTGCTGGCGGATGGTGTGGTCCTGCGAGAGCACCAGGTGCACCAGCGTCTCCATCCTCTCCGCCGCCGAGGCTTCCCGGGCCAGCGGCTGCTGCCGCTTCTTGTTGATCTTGGCCAGCTTGCGGAAGGCTTTCCGCACCGCCCGCCGCTGCCGCTCCTGCGTGAGCGCCAGGCTGCCGCGGGCCGCCCCCAGGCCGTGGCCGGGGCGCTCCTTGCTGAGCACCACCCGCGCCTCGGCGCTCCGCGGTCCCGCGTTGGGCAGCGAGGCCTCGCTGCGCACCAGCACGAAGCGCACGTTCTCCTGCTCGTCCCCCCACGCCACCCAGAGCCGCAGGATCTTCGTCTTGTTGGGCAGGATCCGCTCGAAGCCGCGCCACTTCTCCACGATGCAATATGAGTGCGGCGGCCCCGACAGCATCCCGCCGCCGGGCTCGGGCGGCGCCGGCCGCTGCCGCCGGTGGTGGCTGTCCTCCAGCAGAACCCGCACCACGTCCGAGCAGGTGGTCCGCCGGGAGAGCCCGGAGATCAGCTTCTCCTCCTGGCAGATCCACACCGAGATCTTCCGCTCCTCGGGCTCCATCGGGGGCGGCCGCAGGCGGCCGGCCGGGGCCGCGGTCTcagcggggccggccgggctgCCGCTCGACGCGGGCGCTCCGGGGAGGCGCGGCGCCGGCCGGCCTCAGCATGGCCGGTCCGTTTCTCACGCCGCCCGCAcgcccccggccctgcccgccgcgctgccctcctgcctccccgccGTGCGCTCCGCCGGCCGCTCCACCCCTTCCTGCCCCACGCCGCGCTCCGCCGGGAGGGGCCGGCGGGGAGCGCAGCGGAGGCCGCCTGCTCGCCGCCGCCCGCGTTCTGACGGggcccagcgccgccgccgccgggtTTTCCTCTGCCCCCACGTGGGCGCCCCCCGCGGCTCCcgccccggcggcggccgccggcccGCGGGCAGCGCCGCCCCGTCGCTCCGCGCCGAGATCCGccggctgggagctgggaggcgcggcgccgccgcccgctccgctccgctccccaCTGCCCTGCCTCTTGCAAACGAGCGGCGTCGAGGGATCTTCCAAAGTGCCGAGGGACAGAGCGAGTCCCGCAGCTTCAAAGCTGAAGGCAGAACTGGCGAGGAATTTCCAGTTTTAGTGAATCGACCGCCTGTAATTAGGAAAGTCGGGTTCGCGAAGCGCTTCGCAGATGAAATATGCGAAGGACGGGAATGTCTGAGggttattaaaataatagcCGAGCCAAATTTTAATGGGAGTTTGCTGCGTGCTTTGATGGGAACAGGATCGGTCTCCGAGTGGGGATTAACATGAGGAGATGTAC
This Cygnus atratus isolate AKBS03 ecotype Queensland, Australia chromosome 5, CAtr_DNAZoo_HiC_assembly, whole genome shotgun sequence DNA region includes the following protein-coding sequences:
- the RASSF10 gene encoding ras association domain-containing protein 10 — its product is MEPEERKISVWICQEEKLISGLSRRTTCSDVVRVLLEDSHHRRQRPAPPEPGGGMLSGPPHSYCIVEKWRGFERILPNKTKILRLWVAWGDEQENVRFVLVRSEASLPNAGPRSAEARVVLSKERPGHGLGAARGSLALTQERQRRAVRKAFRKLAKINKKRQQPLAREASAAERMETLVHLVLSQDHTIRQQIQRLRELDREIDRYEAKIHLDRMKRHGVNYVQDTYLVGAGGGEPEPEPEPEPGPETPPAADRPEEDYARKCEAVLQLQEQRAQQEELLEHLAAEIQQELNERWMKRRREGLELAAGPGLAETDCDTTELSGGGEGELQLEHERVRTQLSTSLYIGLKLSTDLEAVKTDLNYTQRAWEDRERELQRLLETLGTLDVAEAAAEPRGAAGGRRAAAGGWLEQARALRKDRADNDEDSDTGLSSMHSQDSDSLPVCESLV